Within Microbacterium oryzae, the genomic segment TGTTGAGGGCGCGCTGAAGCGCGCGGGATCTGCGAAGCAGATCACCTCACCTGCGACTGATGGACAGGACGTGCAGATCGGGTGGAGCAGACGGCGCTTCCACGAGCACGGGGGCCGAGAGCGGGGGCGCCAGCGAATGAGGCACGAACGCGGCTCGAGCGGGCCGGATGGCGAGAACGATGCCGACAGCGAGCAGCGCGAGCACGCACGCCATGAACGCCATCGCGTCCATACCGCCGCCACAGCCATCCCCGCTGCACGGTTCGGCAGTAGTGCCATCGGGTCCCGTCGCGCCGACGGTCGTGGCGCTGTCGGAGTGGTGGGTGCTCTCGGCGATGACGGCGGGGGCGTGGTGCGCGGTGCCGGTGCTGAGCACGTGCATGCCGAGCAGCCCGATGAGCACCCCGAGGACGGCGGCGGAGGTGAGCAGGAAGGCGTGCGCCCACGTGGCGCCCGGGTGCATCGCCCGGCGCAGCGTCATCACGCTCATCCGCTCACCGCCTTTCCTGTTCAGCACTCTACGAAATCTGCCTGTCAGGCGCCGCGCAGCACCGCGGCGGTGGTGACCTCGGGGCGCATGTCCAGTCGCCGAAGCAGCTGGGCGTTGAGGGCGACGACGATGGTGGACAGGGACATCAGGATCGCGCCGACCGACATCGGCAGCACGAACCCGAACGGGGCGAGCACGCCCGCTGCGAGCGGGACGGCGATCAGGTTGTACCCGGCAGCCCACCACAGGTTCTGCTTCATCTTCCGGTAGCTCGCCCGCGACAGCTCCATCACCGACAGCACTGAACGGGGGTCGTCGCTGGCGAGGATGACCCCCGCAGAGGCGATCGCGACATCCGTTCCCGCACCGATCGCCACACCGACATCGGCCTGCGCGAGTGCGGGCGCGTCGTTGACGCCGTCGCCGACCATGACAACCTTGCGGCCCTCGTCCTGCAGCTGCTTCACCTTGGAGGACTTGTCCTCCGGGCGCACCCCGGCGAAGAACCGGTCGATGCCCAGCTCGCCGGCAACGGAGGCGGCGACCGCCTCGGCGTCGCCGGTGATCATCACCACCTGCACGCCACGGGCATGCAGCGCATCGATCGCCTCGCGGGACTCACTGCGGATCTCATCAGCCAGGCGCAGCGCTCCGGCGACCTGCCCGTCGACGAGGACGTGCAGGATGATCGCGCCCTCCGCGCGCCACTCGTCCGCCACCGGCAGCTCACCCGCGCCCTCCTGCTCGAGCAGATACGGGCCGCCGACCTGCACGAGGTGCCCCTCGACGGTGGCGCGGACGCCGACCGCCGGTGATGACTCGAACCCAGAGGAGGCAGGCACGGTCAGCTGCTTCTCGGCGGCGCCGTTCACGATCGCGCGAGCCAGCGGATGCTCCGAGTCCGCTTCGGCGGCCGCCGCGAGGGCGAGCAGCCGGTCGGCGTCGAGCCCCGCAGTCGGGTGGATGGCGGTGACGGCGGGGGTGCCCTTGGTGAGGGTGCCGGTCTTGTCGAACAGCACCGTGTCGATCGTGCGCATGCTCTCCAGCGCCAGGCGATCCTTGATCAGCACCCCGCCACGCGCGGCACGCTCGGTCGCGATCGACACCACCAGCGGGATGGCCAGGCCCAGGGCATGCGGGCAGGCGATCACCAGGACCGTGATCGTACGGACAACGGCCTGGTCGGGCAGGCCGATCACCGTCCACACGACGGCGGTGATGACGCCGGCGATCAGCGCGAACCAGAACAGCAGCGCCGCGGCGCGGTCCGCGATCCGCTGCGCCCGGGAGGTGGAGTTCTGCGCTTCGGCGACGAGCCGCTGGATGCCCGCGAGGGTGGTGTTCTCGCCGATCGCGGTGATCTCCACGCGCAGTCCCGAGTCGGTGGCGACGGTGCCCGCGACGACCTGGTCGCCTTCGGAGCGGCGCACCGGGCGGGACTCGCCGGTGATCATGGCCTCATCCATGCTCGCCGAGCCCTGCACGATCCGGCCATCTGCCGGGACGCGACCGCCCGGGCGGACCACCACGACGTCGCCGACCTGCAGGTCGGCGGGGGCGACGGTAACGGTGGTGTCGCCCTCGACGCGCTCGGCCTCGTCCGGCAGGAGCGCTGCCAGGGAGTCCAGGGCGGAGGTGGTCTGCGCCAGGGAGCGCATCTCGATCCAATGCCCCAGCAGCATGATCACGATGAGAAGCGCGAGCTCCCACCAGAAGTCGAGATCGTGGTGCAGCAGCCCGACGCTCGCACCCCACGAGGCCAGGAACGCGACCGTGATCGCCAACCCGATCAGCAGCATCATCCCGGGCCTGCGGGTGC encodes:
- a CDS encoding DUF6153 family protein, producing MSVMTLRRAMHPGATWAHAFLLTSAAVLGVLIGLLGMHVLSTGTAHHAPAVIAESTHHSDSATTVGATGPDGTTAEPCSGDGCGGGMDAMAFMACVLALLAVGIVLAIRPARAAFVPHSLAPPLSAPVLVEAPSAPPDLHVLSISRR
- a CDS encoding heavy metal translocating P-type ATPase, which encodes MSQHDHTMHGQSAHRHAEPERVTDHAGPEPTAAGMPEAVATEPAEHEAHRDRSDHHLHSGHDYAGHDHAASAGHSGHGGHAGHGDHVAQFRRLFWIMLALAVPVVGFSSMFAMLLGYSLPDVAWMVWISPVLGTVMYVWGGAPFLTGAVSELRTRRPGMMLLIGLAITVAFLASWGASVGLLHHDLDFWWELALLIVIMLLGHWIEMRSLAQTTSALDSLAALLPDEAERVEGDTTVTVAPADLQVGDVVVVRPGGRVPADGRIVQGSASMDEAMITGESRPVRRSEGDQVVAGTVATDSGLRVEITAIGENTTLAGIQRLVAEAQNSTSRAQRIADRAAALLFWFALIAGVITAVVWTVIGLPDQAVVRTITVLVIACPHALGLAIPLVVSIATERAARGGVLIKDRLALESMRTIDTVLFDKTGTLTKGTPAVTAIHPTAGLDADRLLALAAAAEADSEHPLARAIVNGAAEKQLTVPASSGFESSPAVGVRATVEGHLVQVGGPYLLEQEGAGELPVADEWRAEGAIILHVLVDGQVAGALRLADEIRSESREAIDALHARGVQVVMITGDAEAVAASVAGELGIDRFFAGVRPEDKSSKVKQLQDEGRKVVMVGDGVNDAPALAQADVGVAIGAGTDVAIASAGVILASDDPRSVLSVMELSRASYRKMKQNLWWAAGYNLIAVPLAAGVLAPFGFVLPMSVGAILMSLSTIVVALNAQLLRRLDMRPEVTTAAVLRGA